In one Pseudomonas sp. R84 genomic region, the following are encoded:
- a CDS encoding N-6 DNA methylase, whose amino-acid sequence MKKNDAGKRYRLVENTRARLGQVMTPPPLASAVVCLMGAQGGNWLELGSGSGRLAEAVSSGATPASYLGVEVEPSIIALSPSLPGFSFVQQDVLAVDELARTLELKQFDHVIGNPPYGIHGFSAEAAARLQKLCPDLEVQGNWAPIDLYFVLESLARLKPSGSAAFIVGADIPCGTQSQRFRKMLLDKASEIECYELPQSAFGGYVEVQAYALIARYGKSRARHVSLGRLNDQFQITALRRVSPAQAISSMDLSSHEFAEIDAALRQSSQGLTMKDLEVSIIRGSRTRSQFSQLGVAHFHTSDFPRSGMEVSFETAPSPDFQQATVGDILLPRVGTRCLEHKAVVVSGQAPYSESVFRVRMPAKHQERVVRWITSSECSAWRRAAARGACAKHLTVSTLLSMPVPL is encoded by the coding sequence ATGAAGAAAAATGATGCGGGCAAGCGCTATCGGCTAGTGGAAAACACACGTGCCCGCTTAGGCCAGGTCATGACGCCTCCGCCCTTGGCGAGCGCAGTGGTGTGCTTGATGGGAGCGCAGGGTGGAAATTGGCTTGAGCTCGGCTCTGGATCCGGGCGCCTGGCTGAAGCCGTCAGCTCCGGCGCAACTCCTGCGAGTTATCTGGGAGTCGAAGTTGAGCCTTCCATTATTGCGTTGAGCCCTTCGCTACCCGGATTCAGCTTTGTACAGCAGGACGTGTTAGCGGTTGATGAGCTCGCACGCACTCTGGAGCTGAAACAGTTCGATCACGTGATTGGCAATCCCCCCTACGGTATTCACGGGTTCTCCGCCGAGGCAGCTGCTCGACTTCAAAAGCTATGCCCTGATCTGGAAGTTCAGGGCAACTGGGCGCCGATCGACCTTTACTTCGTACTCGAATCTCTCGCCAGGCTCAAACCCTCAGGCTCTGCAGCCTTCATCGTGGGTGCGGATATTCCTTGCGGCACGCAAAGCCAACGGTTCCGCAAAATGCTTCTGGATAAAGCATCTGAGATTGAGTGCTACGAACTTCCGCAGAGTGCATTTGGTGGCTATGTAGAGGTTCAGGCGTATGCTCTGATCGCCCGCTACGGGAAGAGCCGAGCTCGCCACGTTTCACTCGGGCGCTTAAACGACCAATTCCAGATAACGGCATTGCGCCGCGTGAGCCCCGCTCAAGCTATTTCGAGCATGGATCTGAGCAGCCATGAGTTCGCCGAAATCGATGCTGCATTACGCCAGTCCAGCCAAGGGCTAACCATGAAGGATCTGGAAGTGTCGATCATTCGAGGCAGTCGTACGCGCTCACAGTTCTCCCAGCTTGGCGTCGCGCACTTCCACACCTCCGACTTCCCTCGATCCGGAATGGAGGTTTCGTTTGAAACAGCCCCTTCTCCCGACTTCCAGCAGGCGACAGTCGGCGATATCTTGTTGCCAAGGGTGGGCACGCGTTGCCTGGAGCACAAGGCGGTAGTCGTGAGTGGGCAGGCACCCTATTCCGAATCAGTATTCCGTGTCCGCATGCCGGCGAAACACCAAGAGAGAGTCGTACGCTGGATCACCAGCTCGGAGTGCTCGGCTTGGCGTCGCGCGGCGGCACGAGGGGCATGTGCGAAGCACCTGACTGTATCAACACTGCTGAGCATGCCTGTTCCACTCTGA